The Microbacterium trichothecenolyticum sequence CGCCGCGGCGGCGGAGGTCAGAAGACGATCGTGTGGTTTCCGTCGCGCAGCACGCGGTCTTCGGCGTGCCAGAGCACGGCGCGCGAGAGCACCTGTCGCTCGACGTCGGCGCCCCGGCGGGCGAGCTCCGCGGCCGAGTCGGCGTGGGTCACGCGCACGGTGTCCTGCTCGATGATCGGGCCCTCGTCGAGGTCGCTGGTGACGTAGTGCGAGGTGGCGCCGATGAGCTTGACCCCGCGCTCCTTGGCCTTCTTGTACGGCTCGGCGCCGATGAAGGCCGGCAGGAACGAGTGGTGGATGTTGATCACCGGCACGCCGATCTTCTCGAGGAAGTCGGGCGACAGGATCTGCATGTAGCGCGCCAGCACGACGAAGTCGACGTTGCCGACGAGCAGCTCGAGGATGCGCGCCTCGGATGCCGACTTGTCGGGGCCCGGCGTCGACGGCACGTGGAAGAAGGGAACGCCGAAAGAGCGCACGTCGTCGGCCGAGGTGGTGTGGTTCGACACCACCATCGGGATGCTGACGGGCAGATCGCCGCGACGGTGGCGCCACAGCAGGTCGAGCAGGCAGTGGTCCTGCTTCGACGACAGGATCGCCATGCGCTTCGGCGTCGAGAGGTCGGTGAGGGTCCACTCCAGTTCGAAGCCCTCGCCGAGGGTCTTCGCGAGGTCGGCTTCGATCGCGGGGAGAGCTGCGGGCAGGTCGGAACGGTGGAAGACCACGCGCTGGAAGTACGCGCCGTCGCGCAGCTGGTCGGAGTACTGGTCGAAGGTGACGATGTTGCCGCCTTGACGGGCGATGAGCGCGGAGACCGCGGCGACGATACCGGGGGTGTCCTTGCCGTGCACGATGAGGCAGGCGTGATCGGGCTGCAGGTGGGGGCTCGCGGAGACCATCGGACCATTCTGCCGTGCGTACGCGGCCTCGCCGACCACGGATGCGGGCCGGCGGCGCGCCATGGCTCGAGGCCCCGGGCGGAACCGTCGGTGCGGGGAGGGGCCGATGCCGCCGCCGGGCTCCGCGGTGCGGATGCCCCCGCCGGGCCCAGGCGCCGGCCGGGCGCACGCCGCCGCCCGCGATCAGAGGCGCACGACGAGTTTCTGCGCGGAGACGCCCGCGCGCTGCCGGTCGAGTGCGCCCTGGATCGCGCCGAGGCCCTCGCCGACGACGACGGGCGCGGGTGCCGCGCGAAGCGCCCCCTCGGCGAGGGCGCGGGGCACGACCTCGCCCCAGAGACGGGCACCCATGTCGTCGTCGCGCAGGCTGCTGCCCCACACGAAGGCGGCACGGATGCCACGCCGTCGAGCCCGCAGAGTCGAACGGAGCGTGCCGAGACCGATGCGGGTGAATACCGGGATCATGGCGGGGAACAGGCGTCGTCGCCCTGCGAGGGTGTCGAGCGAGACCGGCGTGCTCGCCATGGCGAGGCGCGTTCCGCCCGTCCGCGACAGCACGTCGATGCTCGCGTCGGTGGAGCCGGCGCCCAGGGCCACGGCGCCCACCACGGGGCGTCCCGCGATGGCGGCGACGAGCTCGTCGACCGCCGAGGGGGAGCGGTGGTCGACCACGGCGCTCGCCCCCAGGCCCAGGACGGTGTGCGCATTCTTCGCGGATGCCGTGGTCACGACGTCGTATCCGGCGGCGCACGCGAGCTGGACGGCGTTCATCCCCACGCTCGTGGACCCTCCCCAGACCACCACGACACCGGCCGGTCCCGGAGGGGCCGGGTCACCCGGCATCCGGAGTCCGAGCTGCCCGGGCTGGAACAGTGCGCAGGCCGCCGTGGAGAGGGCGAGGGGGAAGACCGCCGCCTCCTCGTCGGCGAGGGTGTCGGGTGTGGGGGCCGCGAGGCGTTCCAGCAGGGTCGTGTACTGCTGGAAGGCGCCCTCACGAAGGGCATCGCGCCCGCGGTCGGTGCCCGTCGCC is a genomic window containing:
- the purU gene encoding formyltetrahydrofolate deformylase; the protein is MVSASPHLQPDHACLIVHGKDTPGIVAAVSALIARQGGNIVTFDQYSDQLRDGAYFQRVVFHRSDLPAALPAIEADLAKTLGEGFELEWTLTDLSTPKRMAILSSKQDHCLLDLLWRHRRGDLPVSIPMVVSNHTTSADDVRSFGVPFFHVPSTPGPDKSASEARILELLVGNVDFVVLARYMQILSPDFLEKIGVPVINIHHSFLPAFIGAEPYKKAKERGVKLIGATSHYVTSDLDEGPIIEQDTVRVTHADSAAELARRGADVERQVLSRAVLWHAEDRVLRDGNHTIVF
- a CDS encoding zinc-binding alcohol dehydrogenase family protein, coding for MPTHATDEVLVRVRAVAVNPVDWVIQGTSRITYRWLRTPAVLGSDVAGEVVAVGAAVKRLRVGQHVFGLATGTDRGRDALREGAFQQYTTLLERLAAPTPDTLADEEAAVFPLALSTAACALFQPGQLGLRMPGDPAPPGPAGVVVVWGGSTSVGMNAVQLACAAGYDVVTTASAKNAHTVLGLGASAVVDHRSPSAVDELVAAIAGRPVVGAVALGAGSTDASIDVLSRTGGTRLAMASTPVSLDTLAGRRRLFPAMIPVFTRIGLGTLRSTLRARRRGIRAAFVWGSSLRDDDMGARLWGEVVPRALAEGALRAAPAPVVVGEGLGAIQGALDRQRAGVSAQKLVVRL